In Venenivibrio stagnispumantis, one DNA window encodes the following:
- a CDS encoding TIGR02556 family CRISPR-associated protein: MLTALKYIGQLLLENEQKEVVDILLENPDSNGTYKTVFVLEFDKDLNFKDVVVEEFKGENWKIYLYKRASGSNAPDFSPTSRITEPKKTLENKILRWFENHKNIPEINKIYKELENHKEEILTKIKQNQTKDGKIITLKIDGKYLYEIEEPNFKEILINDFMAKIKEVSKKDAVCSVCGEKKDEVFTTSLIYKFYTLDKECYITSGFSKKDAWKNFPICEECFLKIDYAKKYIEEKLKFKFYGKDYYIIPKLILDTPEALKEINEILSYEAGKITLENKKLITDDKEEIFEILKDYKDVVSFYLLFLKKDNAAERILLSIEDVLPSRIHKIFDAKEKVDKIFSQEYNFGKIVRFLDEFDKTFYEVIDKIFKEGKIDFKTLIQIFNKKIRENFLNGNNFSYTVFDALMNIKFFEEIGLLQYEGEIMENSKFEKIYQKVGKSLNTPAKRGIFLLGALTQMLLNIQAQERQSTPFVKNLKGLKMNEEDIKGLLAKVINKLMEYDKYDKGKKEIAEEISKNLLSEDKFKLNIDEINFYFVSGMALYKDVANVVYENEKESQTV; the protein is encoded by the coding sequence TGAACAAAAAGAAGTTGTTGATATTCTCCTTGAAAATCCGGATAGTAATGGAACATATAAGACGGTATTTGTTTTAGAATTTGATAAAGATTTAAATTTTAAAGATGTGGTAGTTGAAGAGTTTAAAGGTGAGAATTGGAAAATATATCTATATAAAAGAGCTTCCGGCTCTAATGCTCCGGATTTTTCTCCTACTTCCAGAATAACTGAACCGAAAAAAACATTAGAAAATAAAATTTTAAGATGGTTTGAAAATCATAAAAATATTCCGGAAATAAACAAAATCTACAAAGAATTAGAAAATCATAAAGAAGAAATCTTGACAAAAATTAAACAAAACCAAACAAAAGACGGCAAAATTATCACCTTAAAAATAGATGGAAAATATCTATACGAAATAGAAGAACCAAATTTTAAAGAGATTTTGATAAATGATTTTATGGCAAAAATAAAAGAAGTATCTAAAAAAGATGCTGTTTGTAGTGTATGTGGAGAAAAAAAAGATGAAGTTTTTACCACTTCCTTAATTTATAAATTTTATACACTTGATAAAGAATGTTATATAACGTCTGGATTTAGCAAAAAAGATGCTTGGAAAAATTTTCCTATATGCGAAGAATGTTTTCTAAAAATAGATTATGCCAAAAAATATATAGAAGAAAAACTTAAATTTAAATTTTATGGAAAAGATTATTATATTATTCCTAAATTAATCTTAGATACTCCGGAAGCTTTGAAAGAAATAAATGAGATATTGTCTTATGAAGCTGGAAAAATAACCTTAGAAAATAAAAAATTAATAACAGATGATAAGGAAGAAATATTTGAAATATTGAAAGATTATAAAGATGTAGTTAGTTTTTATTTGCTCTTTTTAAAAAAAGATAACGCTGCTGAAAGAATACTTCTATCCATAGAGGATGTTCTTCCGTCAAGAATACATAAAATATTTGATGCAAAAGAAAAAGTTGATAAAATCTTCTCTCAAGAATATAATTTTGGAAAAATTGTTAGATTTTTAGATGAATTTGATAAAACATTTTATGAAGTTATAGATAAAATTTTTAAAGAAGGAAAAATTGATTTTAAAACATTGATACAGATTTTTAATAAAAAAATACGGGAAAATTTTCTTAATGGTAATAATTTTAGTTATACTGTTTTTGATGCTTTAATGAATATTAAATTTTTTGAAGAAATTGGTTTATTACAATATGAGGGAGAAATTATGGAAAACTCAAAATTTGAAAAAATTTATCAAAAAGTAGGAAAATCTTTAAACACACCGGCTAAAAGGGGAATATTTTTACTTGGAGCATTAACTCAAATGCTTTTAAATATCCAAGCTCAAGAAAGGCAAAGCACACCTTTTGTAAAAAATCTAAAAGGCTTAAAAATGAATGAAGAAGATATAAAAGGCTTACTTGCAAAAGTTATAAACAAGCTAATGGAATATGATAAATATGACAAAGGTAAAAAAGAAATAGCTGAGGAAATAAGTAAAAATTTATTATCAGAGGATAAATTTAAATTAAATATAGATGAAATCAACTTTTATTTTGTATCCGGAATGGCATTATATAAAGATGTTGCAAATGTGGTTTATGAAAATGAGAAAGAAAGTCAGACTGTCTGA